From the genome of Pseudomonas yamanorum, one region includes:
- a CDS encoding nuclear transport factor 2 family protein, translating to MSEQLNLSPEAAHSLKRWHAMLVAGDLKALPELLAPDAVFRSPMAHTPYPGAPVVSMILNTVFNVFEDFTYHRELATADGQSVVLEFSARVGDKQLKGIDLIRFNEQGQIIEFEVMIRPLSGLQALGEEMGRRLAPYLAKAKG from the coding sequence ATGTCCGAACAACTGAACCTATCTCCCGAGGCCGCCCACAGCCTCAAGCGCTGGCACGCCATGCTCGTTGCCGGTGACCTCAAGGCCCTCCCCGAATTGCTGGCCCCCGACGCAGTCTTCCGCTCGCCCATGGCCCACACGCCCTACCCCGGCGCGCCCGTGGTGTCGATGATCCTCAACACCGTGTTCAACGTCTTTGAAGACTTCACCTACCACCGTGAGCTGGCCACCGCCGATGGTCAAAGCGTGGTGCTGGAATTCAGCGCACGCGTGGGTGACAAGCAGCTCAAGGGCATCGACCTGATTCGCTTTAACGAACAAGGGCAGATCATCGAGTTTGAAGTGATGATCCGCCCCTTGAGCGGGCTGCAAGCCCTGGGTGAGGAAATGGGCCGGCGCCTGGCGCCTTACCTGGCGAAAGCCAAGGGCTGA
- a CDS encoding cytochrome c biogenesis protein DipZ, which translates to MWLLVLAYLGGVLTIVSPCILPVLPFVFARTGQPFLRSGLPLLLGMAMTFALVASLAAVGGGWVVQVNQYGRWLALLFVALFGLTLLLPSLSERLTRPLVAAGSRLSEAAGADSRPRPGASFLIGVATGLLWAPCAGPILGLVLTGAALQGASIGTTLLLLAYAAGAATSLALALLVGGKVFGFMKRSLGAGEWLRRGLGALMLAGVAAIALGLDTGILARLSTASTGGLEQSLVEKLSAKPEQKSGAMMAANHSDTLPVEGQLPALDGAVQWLNSEPLTAEALKGKVVLVDFWTYSCINCLRTLPYVKAWAEKYRDQGLVVIGVHAPEFAFERDVNNVTKAMKDLGITYPVAIDNNYKIWRAFNNQYWPAHYFADAKGQIRYHHFGEGDYAESERVIQQLLREAGATKVAGGLIEADAKGIQAAPDMNEVQSPETYLGFQRAENFVSTGTLATDKVANYPVAGNLALNNWTLEGQWNVGGQQATLAAAHGKIVYRFHARDLHLVLGPGADGKPVRFKVTIDGQAPGDAHGTDVAPDGSGTVTEQRLYQLVRQPGAVKDRTFTIEFLDPQVAAYAFTFG; encoded by the coding sequence ATGTGGCTTTTGGTTCTCGCGTATCTGGGCGGCGTGCTGACGATTGTCAGCCCGTGCATCCTGCCGGTTCTGCCTTTTGTCTTCGCTCGCACCGGGCAGCCGTTTTTGCGCAGTGGCTTGCCGCTGCTGCTGGGGATGGCGATGACGTTCGCCCTGGTCGCCTCGCTCGCGGCGGTGGGCGGCGGTTGGGTGGTGCAAGTCAATCAGTACGGTCGCTGGCTCGCGTTGCTGTTTGTTGCGCTATTCGGGCTGACCTTGCTCCTGCCCAGTCTGTCCGAACGCCTGACCCGGCCACTGGTGGCGGCGGGCAGTCGCCTGTCGGAAGCCGCCGGGGCCGATTCGCGGCCCCGGCCGGGCGCTTCATTCCTGATCGGCGTGGCCACCGGGCTGCTGTGGGCTCCGTGCGCCGGGCCTATCCTGGGGTTGGTGCTGACGGGCGCCGCGCTGCAAGGCGCCAGTATCGGCACTACCTTGCTCTTGCTGGCCTACGCGGCAGGCGCTGCCACCTCCCTGGCCTTGGCGTTGCTGGTCGGCGGTAAAGTCTTTGGCTTCATGAAGCGTTCCCTGGGCGCCGGTGAATGGCTGCGCCGTGGCCTGGGTGCATTGATGCTGGCGGGTGTGGCGGCAATTGCCCTGGGCCTGGACACCGGCATCCTGGCACGCTTGTCGACGGCCTCGACCGGTGGCCTGGAACAAAGTCTGGTGGAAAAACTCAGCGCCAAGCCTGAACAGAAGAGCGGGGCGATGATGGCTGCCAACCACAGCGACACGTTGCCGGTGGAAGGCCAGTTGCCGGCGCTGGACGGCGCTGTGCAATGGCTCAACTCCGAACCCCTGACCGCCGAGGCGTTGAAGGGCAAGGTGGTGTTGGTGGATTTCTGGACCTACTCCTGCATCAACTGCCTGCGCACCTTGCCGTACGTGAAGGCCTGGGCCGAGAAGTACCGCGACCAGGGCCTGGTGGTGATCGGTGTGCACGCTCCGGAATTCGCCTTCGAGCGCGACGTGAACAACGTTACCAAGGCCATGAAGGACTTGGGCATCACCTACCCGGTGGCCATCGATAACAACTACAAGATCTGGCGCGCGTTCAATAACCAGTACTGGCCGGCGCATTACTTCGCCGACGCCAAGGGCCAGATTCGCTATCACCACTTTGGCGAGGGTGACTACGCCGAGTCCGAACGGGTGATCCAGCAACTGCTGCGTGAGGCGGGCGCTACCAAGGTGGCGGGCGGCTTGATCGAAGCGGACGCCAAGGGCATCCAGGCCGCACCGGACATGAACGAAGTGCAGTCGCCGGAAACCTACCTGGGCTTCCAGCGTGCCGAGAATTTTGTCTCCACGGGCACGTTGGCTACCGACAAGGTCGCCAACTACCCGGTAGCCGGTAATCTCGCGCTGAATAACTGGACCCTGGAAGGCCAATGGAACGTGGGCGGCCAGCAAGCCACCCTCGCGGCGGCCCACGGCAAGATCGTCTACCGCTTCCATGCCCGTGACCTGCATCTGGTGCTGGGGCCTGGCGCCGACGGCAAGCCGGTGCGCTTCAAAGTGACGATTGACGGCCAGGCGCCGGGGGATGCCCACGGCACCGACGTTGCTCCGGATGGCAGTGGCACGGTGACTGAGCAGCGCTTGTACCAGCTTGTTCGCCAGCCGGGCGCGGTCAAGGACCGGACCTTCACCATCGAGTTTCTAGACCCGCAAGTGGCGGCCTACGCCTTCACCTTCGGCTAA
- the msrA gene encoding peptide-methionine (S)-S-oxide reductase MsrA has product MKLFKYLPALAFAAFVGHSSAFSFGPSDDAVVIAPPAMDLPADSNNLQTAVFAGGCFWGVQGVFQHVLGVKNAVSGYDGGAASTAQYDSVSGGDTGHAESVAVTYDPGKVSYGKLLQIYFSVAHNPTELNRQGPDSGTQYRSAIFAQNAEQQKVAQAYIAQLDAAKAFDKPIVTQIEMGKAFYPAESYHQDFLTENPSYPYIVINDLPKVAQLKKLFPEQYRAEPVLVKNQ; this is encoded by the coding sequence ATGAAACTGTTTAAGTACTTACCCGCCCTGGCGTTCGCCGCCTTTGTCGGCCACAGCTCGGCGTTCTCTTTCGGCCCGTCCGACGACGCGGTGGTGATTGCGCCGCCGGCCATGGACCTGCCGGCAGACTCGAACAACCTGCAAACCGCCGTGTTCGCTGGCGGCTGCTTTTGGGGCGTGCAGGGCGTGTTCCAGCATGTGCTAGGGGTGAAAAATGCGGTCTCCGGCTATGACGGCGGCGCGGCCAGCACCGCCCAATACGACAGCGTCAGCGGCGGCGATACCGGCCACGCCGAATCCGTCGCCGTGACCTACGACCCGGGCAAGGTCAGCTACGGCAAACTGCTGCAGATCTACTTCTCGGTGGCCCACAACCCCACGGAACTCAACCGCCAGGGCCCGGACAGCGGCACGCAGTACCGCTCGGCGATCTTTGCCCAGAATGCCGAACAGCAAAAAGTCGCCCAGGCCTACATCGCCCAACTCGACGCCGCCAAGGCCTTCGACAAGCCGATCGTGACCCAAATCGAAATGGGCAAGGCCTTCTACCCGGCGGAGTCCTATCACCAGGACTTCCTGACGGAAAACCCGTCCTATCCGTACATCGTGATCAACGACCTGCCGAAGGTGGCCCAGCTGAAAAAACTGTTCCCTGAGCAGTACCGCGCAGAACCGGTGCTGGTGAAAAACCAGTAG
- a CDS encoding response regulator transcription factor, whose translation MDQPKRVLVVEDDAHIADLICLHLRDEQFEVVHSADGNEAVQLLEQGGWDALILDLMLPGVDGLEICRRARAMTRYTPIIITSARSSELHRILGLELGADDYLSKPFSMPELVARVKALLRRVDAMARNLKMDAGSLDLGQLFINPLTREATLQSQRLDLTPREFDLLYFFARQPGKVFSRMDLLNAVWGYSHEGYEHTVNTHINRLRAKVETDPANPARILTVWGRGYKFAEQSS comes from the coding sequence ATGGATCAGCCCAAACGTGTCCTGGTTGTCGAGGACGATGCGCACATTGCCGATTTGATCTGCCTGCACCTGCGGGACGAGCAGTTCGAGGTGGTGCACAGCGCCGACGGTAACGAGGCCGTGCAACTGCTGGAACAAGGCGGCTGGGATGCGTTGATCCTCGACCTGATGCTGCCCGGCGTCGACGGCCTGGAAATCTGCCGCCGCGCCCGAGCCATGACGCGCTACACGCCGATCATCATCACCAGCGCCCGCTCCAGTGAATTGCACCGCATCCTTGGCCTGGAGCTGGGGGCCGACGACTACCTGTCCAAACCGTTCTCGATGCCCGAGTTGGTGGCGCGGGTCAAAGCCTTGCTGCGCCGGGTAGATGCCATGGCCCGCAACCTCAAGATGGACGCCGGCAGCCTCGACCTCGGCCAGTTGTTCATCAACCCGCTGACCCGCGAAGCCACCCTGCAAAGCCAGCGCCTGGACCTCACGCCACGGGAGTTCGACCTGCTGTATTTCTTCGCACGCCAGCCGGGCAAAGTCTTCTCGCGCATGGACCTGCTCAACGCCGTGTGGGGCTACAGTCACGAGGGCTACGAACACACGGTCAACACCCATATCAACCGCCTGCGGGCCAAGGTCGAGACCGACCCGGCCAACCCGGCGCGCATCCTCACGGTGTGGGGCCGTGGCTACAAATTTGCCGAGCAATCGTCATGA
- a CDS encoding alpha-E domain-containing protein, with protein sequence MLSRTAADLYWMSRYLERAENLARMLEVSYSLSLMPQAGRSDGLDELAMSLLSSGTLESYLERHKQLDAERMLHFFALDEENPASIYNCLRAARGNAHAVRGRITADMWENLNATWLEMRSIAAGGLARHGISHFCDWVKQRSHLFRGATSGTIMRNDAYRFIRLGTFVERADNTLRLLDARYEMFGEESEEVSDLSARGYYQWSALLRALSSFEAYTELYPNALNARSVSELLLLRSDVPRSLHACIEELSHILADLPGSYGRTAQRLAAEFEARLRYTGIDEILEDGLHSRLTEFIDTVRELARAIHSSYLEVV encoded by the coding sequence ATGCTGAGTAGAACCGCCGCAGATCTGTATTGGATGTCCCGTTACCTGGAGCGTGCCGAGAACCTGGCACGCATGCTCGAAGTCAGTTATTCGCTGTCGTTGATGCCCCAGGCCGGGCGCAGTGACGGGCTCGACGAGCTGGCCATGTCGCTGCTCAGCAGCGGCACCCTGGAAAGCTACCTCGAGCGCCATAAGCAGTTGGACGCCGAGCGCATGTTGCATTTCTTCGCCCTCGACGAGGAAAACCCGGCGAGCATCTACAACTGCCTGCGGGCTGCGCGGGGTAACGCCCACGCGGTACGTGGGCGGATCACCGCCGACATGTGGGAAAACCTCAATGCCACCTGGCTCGAGATGCGCAGCATTGCGGCCGGCGGCTTGGCCCGCCACGGCATCAGCCATTTTTGCGACTGGGTGAAGCAGCGTTCGCACCTGTTCCGCGGGGCGACATCCGGGACAATCATGCGCAACGACGCCTATCGGTTTATTCGGCTCGGCACCTTTGTCGAGCGGGCGGATAACACCTTGCGGTTGCTGGACGCGCGGTATGAGATGTTTGGGGAAGAGTCTGAGGAAGTCAGCGACCTTTCGGCACGCGGGTATTACCAGTGGAGTGCGTTGCTACGGGCGCTGTCTTCGTTTGAGGCGTATACCGAGCTGTACCCGAATGCGTTGAACGCGCGGTCGGTGTCGGAATTGTTGCTGTTGCGCAGCGATGTACCACGCTCGTTGCATGCGTGTATTGAAGAGTTGAGCCATATCCTCGCGGACCTGCCGGGGAGCTATGGGCGTACGGCCCAGCGTTTGGCGGCGGAGTTTGAGGCGCGGCTGCGGTATACCGGGATTGATGAAATTCTGGAAGACGGACTCCACAGCCGGCTGACGGAATTTATCGATACCGTGCGGGAGTTGGCGCGGGCGATTCATAGCTCCTACCTTGAAGTCGTCTGA
- a CDS encoding sensor histidine kinase has protein sequence MRLTLTQRLSLVFALLLLICSGTSAWLQVRSNHMHELEVVQGLSRDLAAHIARDTQLMDADGLKPDAVRNLFSQLMLVNPSVEVYLLDINGRVVGNAAPSGHLRRDQVNLEPIRRFLSGARLPIVGDDPRSVDGLKVFSAAPLKVNGQQTGYLYVVLLGEAHDLFDAQDATSVALNIALWSIALVALLCLLAGLTAFAWITRPLRLLTEKVGQFDINGAPKVQQPVATAPSSQDEIAVLDQAFNQMENRLGEQWRALTHQDQERREMVANISHDLRTPLASLHGYLETLSLKDASLSPEDRRRYLGIALDQSRKVGGLAQSLLELVRLEHGFVQPVIEGFSLPDLVQDIFQKFELTAEARGIVLSATLPPQVPTVFADLGLIERVLTNLLDNALRHTPVNGDIQITLAPKGDRVEVTVSDSGPGIDAELREGLFLRAFTIGGARRDGGLGLRIVHRILQLHGCEIRLVEVVGRGATFRFSLVSQPRMLAGE, from the coding sequence ATGAGGCTGACCCTTACCCAGCGCCTGTCGTTGGTGTTTGCGCTGTTGCTGCTGATTTGCAGCGGCACTTCGGCCTGGTTGCAAGTGCGCTCCAACCACATGCATGAACTGGAGGTGGTGCAAGGCCTGTCCCGCGACCTCGCGGCACACATCGCCCGCGACACCCAGTTGATGGACGCCGACGGCCTCAAGCCCGATGCGGTGCGCAACCTGTTCAGCCAGTTGATGCTGGTTAACCCGAGTGTCGAGGTGTACCTGCTGGACATCAATGGCCGGGTGGTGGGCAATGCCGCGCCCAGCGGGCACTTGCGCCGTGACCAGGTGAACTTGGAGCCGATTCGCCGATTCCTCAGCGGCGCCCGGTTGCCGATCGTGGGCGATGACCCGCGCAGCGTCGACGGGCTCAAGGTTTTCAGCGCCGCGCCGCTCAAGGTCAATGGCCAGCAAACCGGCTACCTGTACGTGGTGCTGCTGGGCGAGGCCCATGACCTGTTCGATGCCCAGGACGCCACCAGCGTGGCTCTGAATATCGCGCTGTGGTCCATCGCCCTGGTAGCGCTCCTGTGTCTGCTGGCCGGCTTGACCGCCTTCGCCTGGATCACCCGACCCCTGCGCCTGCTGACCGAGAAAGTCGGCCAGTTCGATATCAACGGTGCGCCGAAAGTCCAGCAGCCCGTGGCCACTGCCCCGTCGAGCCAGGACGAAATCGCCGTGCTCGACCAAGCCTTCAACCAGATGGAAAACCGCCTGGGCGAGCAATGGCGCGCCCTCACCCACCAGGACCAGGAACGTCGCGAAATGGTCGCCAACATCTCCCACGACCTGCGCACGCCGCTGGCTTCGCTGCATGGCTACCTGGAAACCCTGTCGCTGAAAGACGCCAGCCTGAGCCCTGAAGACCGTCGGCGTTACCTGGGTATTGCACTGGACCAGAGCCGCAAGGTCGGTGGTTTGGCGCAATCGCTGCTGGAGCTGGTGCGGTTGGAACATGGTTTTGTGCAGCCGGTGATCGAGGGCTTTTCCCTGCCGGATTTGGTGCAGGACATCTTTCAGAAATTCGAACTGACCGCCGAGGCGCGCGGCATCGTCTTGAGCGCCACCCTGCCACCGCAGGTGCCAACGGTATTTGCGGATCTGGGATTGATTGAACGGGTGCTGACCAACCTGCTGGATAACGCGCTGCGGCATACACCGGTGAACGGGGATATTCAGATCACGCTTGCGCCCAAGGGGGATCGGGTGGAAGTGACCGTCAGTGACAGTGGGCCGGGGATTGATGCGGAACTGCGTGAAGGGTTATTCCTGCGGGCGTTCACCATTGGTGGTGCACGGCGGGATGGCGGGTTGGGGTTGAGGATCGTGCATCGGATATTGCAGTTGCATGGGTGTGAGATTCGGTTAGTGGAAGTGGTTGGGCGTGGGGCGACGTTTAGGTTTTCGTTGGTGAGCCAGCCTAGAATGTTGGCGGGGGAATAA
- a CDS encoding circularly permuted type 2 ATP-grasp protein, protein MARSFFDEMNDAQGVCRAHYQEFSRWLANTPPELLAQRRREADLLFHRAGITFTLYGDEQDTERLIPFDIIPRSIPASEWSVIERGCIQRVNALNMFLADIYHDQRIIKAGIIPAEQVLGNEGYQKAMVGLDLHRDIYSHISGVDLVRDGDGTYYVLEDNLRTPSGVSYMLEDRKMMMRLFPEVFAKQRIAPVDHYPNLLLKTLKSSSRLDNPNVVVLTPGRFNSAFFEHAFLAREMGVELVEGADLFVHDLKVFMRTTDGPKAVDVIYRRIDDAFLDPQAFNPDSMLGVPGLVAAYCAGNVVLANAIGTGVADDKSIYPYVPEMIRFYLDEEPILQNVPTFQCRKPDELSHVLAHLPELVVKETQGSGGYGMLVGPASTAAEIEDFRQRIKARPHAYIAQPTLSLSTCPTFVENGIAPRHIDLRPFVLSGKETRLVPGGLTRVALREGSLIVNSSQGGGTKDTWVVEG, encoded by the coding sequence ATGGCTCGATCTTTCTTTGATGAAATGAATGACGCACAAGGCGTTTGCCGTGCGCACTATCAGGAATTCTCCCGCTGGCTGGCCAATACGCCGCCAGAACTGCTGGCCCAGCGCCGCCGTGAAGCCGATCTGCTGTTTCACCGCGCCGGGATCACCTTCACCCTGTATGGCGACGAGCAGGACACCGAGCGCCTGATCCCCTTCGATATCATTCCCCGCAGCATCCCTGCCAGTGAGTGGAGCGTCATCGAACGCGGCTGTATCCAGCGGGTGAATGCGCTGAACATGTTCCTCGCCGACATCTACCACGACCAGCGCATCATCAAGGCCGGGATCATCCCCGCCGAGCAAGTCCTCGGAAACGAGGGTTACCAGAAAGCCATGGTTGGCCTCGACCTGCACCGCGATATCTACTCGCACATCTCCGGGGTCGACCTGGTGCGCGATGGCGACGGCACCTACTACGTGCTCGAAGACAACCTGCGCACTCCCAGCGGCGTGAGCTACATGCTCGAAGACCGCAAGATGATGATGCGCCTGTTCCCGGAGGTGTTCGCCAAGCAACGCATCGCCCCGGTGGACCACTACCCCAACCTGCTGCTCAAGACCCTGAAAAGCTCCAGCCGCCTGGACAACCCCAACGTGGTAGTGCTGACGCCGGGCCGCTTTAACAGCGCGTTTTTTGAACATGCGTTCCTGGCCCGGGAAATGGGCGTGGAGCTGGTGGAAGGCGCGGACCTGTTCGTGCACGACCTCAAGGTATTCATGCGCACCACCGATGGCCCGAAGGCCGTTGATGTGATCTACCGCCGTATCGACGACGCGTTCCTCGACCCGCAAGCCTTCAACCCCGACTCGATGCTCGGCGTGCCCGGCCTGGTTGCGGCCTACTGCGCGGGCAATGTGGTGCTGGCGAATGCCATCGGCACCGGCGTGGCGGATGACAAGTCGATCTACCCCTATGTGCCGGAAATGATTCGCTTCTACCTGGATGAAGAGCCGATCCTGCAAAACGTGCCGACCTTCCAGTGCCGCAAACCGGATGAACTGTCCCACGTGCTCGCCCACCTGCCGGAACTGGTGGTCAAGGAAACCCAGGGCTCCGGCGGTTACGGCATGCTGGTGGGCCCCGCTTCTACCGCCGCCGAGATCGAAGACTTCCGGCAACGCATCAAGGCCCGACCCCACGCCTACATCGCCCAACCGACCCTGAGCTTGTCCACCTGCCCGACCTTTGTCGAAAACGGCATCGCGCCACGACATATCGACCTGCGGCCCTTCGTGCTCTCGGGCAAGGAAACCCGCCTGGTGCCCGGAGGCTTGACCCGCGTGGCACTGCGCGAAGGCTCATTGATCGTCAACTCGTCGCAAGGCGGCGGAACCAAGGACACCTGGGTGGTGGAGGGCTGA
- a CDS encoding LysR family transcriptional regulator codes for MAAFNRSELADLNVFMAIIRRRSFRHAAHELGVTTSALSHTMRNLETRLGVKLLYRTSRAVEPTDAGVVLAEKLSAGFATIQDGLDTLELYREAPIGRLRLNVPRDAAVLLVSPILGEFTRAYPQLRLDVMIDDRMLDIVAEGYDAGIRYGATVPQDMVAVPLTGELRWIMVASPAYLKQAGTPSVPKDLLAHSCVRMYLGDKTTYKWELGNGPRQQRLDVPGHFSAADTQTIVDAALQGVGIAYCLENRVLSELADGRLVQVLPDWVCIGAPLCMYYPSRRQSQPGLRQLIDMIRLKTTGSPWLESH; via the coding sequence ATGGCTGCGTTCAACCGTTCCGAGTTGGCCGACCTGAATGTGTTCATGGCGATCATCCGTCGCCGCAGTTTCCGGCATGCCGCCCATGAGCTGGGCGTCACCACTTCGGCCCTGAGCCACACCATGCGCAACCTGGAAACCCGCCTGGGGGTCAAGTTGCTCTATCGCACCAGCCGTGCGGTGGAGCCCACCGATGCGGGCGTGGTGCTCGCGGAAAAACTCAGTGCCGGCTTTGCGACGATTCAGGACGGCCTCGACACCCTTGAACTGTACCGCGAGGCGCCGATCGGCCGACTACGCCTGAACGTGCCACGGGATGCGGCGGTGTTGCTTGTCTCGCCCATCCTGGGAGAGTTCACCCGCGCTTACCCGCAATTGCGCCTGGACGTGATGATTGATGACCGCATGCTCGACATCGTCGCCGAAGGCTACGACGCGGGTATCCGCTATGGCGCCACGGTGCCCCAGGACATGGTGGCCGTACCGCTGACGGGCGAGCTGCGCTGGATCATGGTCGCTTCCCCCGCGTATCTCAAGCAGGCCGGAACGCCTTCGGTACCCAAGGACTTGCTCGCGCACTCTTGCGTGCGCATGTACCTGGGCGACAAGACCACCTACAAATGGGAGCTGGGCAACGGCCCCCGCCAGCAGCGTCTCGACGTGCCTGGCCACTTCAGTGCGGCCGACACACAAACCATCGTCGACGCAGCGCTGCAAGGCGTGGGCATCGCCTATTGCCTGGAGAATCGCGTGCTGTCGGAACTGGCAGACGGCCGTCTGGTGCAGGTGTTGCCCGACTGGGTCTGCATCGGCGCGCCGCTGTGCATGTACTACCCGAGCCGCCGGCAGTCGCAGCCGGGGTTGCGGCAACTGATCGACATGATCCGTCTGAAAACCACCGGCTCGCCGTGGCTGGAATCACATTGA
- a CDS encoding cation:proton antiporter, producing MTFILWMAVLGAVLLILALTSSYLRWMPVTTSAVCLLLGICIGPLGMDLLHLDIKGSARWMEHLTEVAVLFSLFVSGLKLRLPLKHRTWRIAFGMAGPVMLLTILGTCLALHWLLGLSWGVSLLVGAILAPTDPVLAGLVQVNNAQDYDSLRFGLSGEAGLNDGTAFPFVIFALIFMQHGGFDGDWLGGWVLKNLLWAVPAGLLVGYWMGRGIGRITLKMRITNADSTLSPNDYLTLALIALAYVVAEAIGGYGFLSVFAAGLGLRQAEFKSTGNSQTPAEHLAQPVVGHMEVEPEHALHGDVGQLQDTQIAAGVMMGDMLAFGGLVERSMEVFLVTLLGVVLVSHWDWRALAVGALLFCVIRPLSVLSIPWGTLLNGHQRGLVGWFGIRGIGSIYYLFYAINHGLVGTSSAVAVNLTLSVIALSIVVHGLSTQPMLVWYERRAQAQQ from the coding sequence ATGACTTTTATTTTATGGATGGCCGTACTCGGCGCAGTGTTGCTCATCCTGGCCCTCACCTCCTCCTACCTGCGCTGGATGCCGGTCACTACCTCGGCTGTTTGCCTGCTGCTGGGTATCTGCATCGGCCCGTTGGGCATGGACTTGCTGCACCTGGACATCAAGGGCTCCGCCCGTTGGATGGAACACCTGACGGAAGTCGCGGTGCTGTTTTCGCTGTTTGTCAGCGGGCTGAAATTGCGCCTGCCCCTCAAGCACCGAACCTGGCGCATTGCGTTTGGGATGGCCGGGCCCGTGATGCTCTTGACCATCCTCGGCACATGCCTGGCGCTGCATTGGCTGCTGGGGTTGTCGTGGGGCGTTTCGCTGTTGGTGGGGGCGATTCTGGCGCCCACCGACCCAGTGCTTGCAGGCCTGGTCCAGGTGAATAACGCTCAGGACTATGACTCGCTGCGCTTCGGCCTCTCAGGCGAGGCCGGACTGAACGACGGTACGGCCTTCCCTTTCGTGATCTTTGCGCTGATCTTCATGCAGCACGGCGGCTTCGACGGTGACTGGCTTGGCGGCTGGGTCCTGAAAAACCTGCTCTGGGCCGTACCTGCCGGGCTGCTGGTAGGGTATTGGATGGGCCGGGGCATCGGTCGTATCACCCTGAAAATGCGCATTACCAATGCCGACAGCACACTGTCACCCAATGATTACCTGACGCTGGCCCTGATCGCCCTGGCCTACGTGGTGGCTGAAGCCATCGGCGGCTACGGCTTTCTGTCGGTATTCGCCGCCGGCCTCGGGCTGCGCCAGGCCGAGTTCAAGTCCACCGGCAATTCACAAACCCCCGCCGAGCATCTCGCCCAGCCCGTGGTTGGCCACATGGAAGTGGAGCCGGAGCATGCGTTGCATGGAGACGTCGGGCAACTGCAAGACACGCAGATCGCCGCTGGGGTGATGATGGGCGATATGCTCGCCTTCGGCGGCCTGGTGGAGCGTTCGATGGAAGTGTTTCTAGTGACCCTGCTGGGGGTGGTACTGGTCAGCCATTGGGACTGGCGGGCACTGGCGGTGGGCGCGTTGCTGTTTTGCGTGATCCGGCCCCTCAGCGTGCTGTCGATACCCTGGGGCACCTTGCTCAATGGCCATCAGCGCGGATTGGTGGGCTGGTTCGGGATTCGCGGGATCGGCAGCATCTACTACCTGTTCTACGCCATCAACCACGGGCTGGTGGGAACCAGTAGCGCGGTGGCGGTGAACCTGACGCTGTCAGTCATTGCCCTGAGCATCGTCGTTCATGGTCTCAGCACGCAGCCGATGCTGGTGTGGTATGAACGACGTGCCCAGGCACAACAATGA
- the msrB gene encoding peptide-methionine (R)-S-oxide reductase MsrB — protein sequence MYTRRQMLLAGGGLGLAVIAGGLLQKINAGPALIAEAEAAEHFEVSHTDAEWRTLLTAEQYAILREQGTERPYSSALNSEHRNGTFACAGCALPLYASATKFESHTGWPSFWQPLENAVASHVDTSFGVERKEIHCRRCGGHQGHVFDDGPAPTGLRYCMNGAAMTFTAA from the coding sequence ATGTATACGCGTCGTCAAATGCTGCTGGCCGGTGGCGGCCTTGGGCTTGCGGTAATCGCCGGTGGCCTGCTGCAAAAAATCAATGCCGGGCCCGCCCTGATTGCCGAAGCCGAAGCCGCCGAACATTTCGAAGTCAGTCACACCGACGCCGAATGGCGCACCCTGCTGACCGCCGAGCAATACGCGATCCTGCGGGAGCAGGGCACCGAACGCCCCTACAGCAGCGCCCTCAACAGCGAGCATCGCAACGGCACTTTCGCCTGCGCCGGTTGCGCATTGCCGCTGTATGCCTCTGCCACCAAATTTGAAAGCCACACCGGCTGGCCGAGTTTCTGGCAACCCCTGGAAAACGCCGTGGCCAGCCACGTTGACACTTCCTTCGGTGTGGAACGCAAGGAAATCCATTGCCGCCGCTGCGGCGGTCATCAGGGGCATGTGTTCGATGACGGCCCGGCACCTACCGGCCTGCGCTATTGCATGAACGGCGCAGCCATGACGTTCACCGCGGCTTAA